From one Sphingomonas xanthus genomic stretch:
- a CDS encoding ABC transporter ATP-binding protein, translating into MTSLSAHGIAIAGRLEPTDLAIEKGQMVAVVGPNGGGKTSLLRGLAQVEHAKGCVTVDGEQVDLAQPARRRQLLSFMPASRDLNWPIAVRDVIALGQEQRDDDRIDQLLDSLELGQLADRPVNQLSTGERTRVLMARAWAANPKLLLLDEPLSNLDPYWVLRFLTIFRSAAEAGQSLLVAVHDLALLPEFDRVLLVADGKVQMDETPADLLAGERFLDIFRLASGSDGRWIISPSAVPRSLP; encoded by the coding sequence ATGACGTCACTTTCCGCCCATGGGATCGCGATCGCAGGTCGTTTGGAACCGACCGACCTGGCCATCGAAAAAGGGCAGATGGTCGCGGTCGTCGGACCGAACGGCGGCGGGAAAACCAGCCTGCTTCGGGGCTTGGCCCAAGTTGAACATGCCAAGGGCTGCGTCACCGTCGATGGCGAGCAGGTCGACCTCGCGCAACCCGCACGGCGGCGCCAACTCCTGTCATTCATGCCCGCGTCCCGGGACCTCAACTGGCCGATCGCGGTCCGCGACGTCATCGCGCTAGGTCAGGAACAGCGCGATGATGATCGGATCGATCAGCTTCTCGATTCACTGGAGTTAGGGCAGTTGGCGGATCGACCGGTGAACCAGCTCTCGACTGGCGAGCGCACAAGAGTGCTGATGGCGCGCGCTTGGGCAGCTAATCCCAAACTCCTATTGCTCGACGAGCCCCTGTCCAACCTCGATCCCTATTGGGTCCTTCGGTTCCTGACTATCTTCCGAAGCGCGGCCGAGGCTGGACAGTCCCTGCTCGTCGCGGTCCATGACCTTGCGCTTTTACCCGAATTCGACCGCGTATTGCTGGTTGCCGATGGGAAGGTGCAAATGGACGAAACGCCCGCAGACCTCCTGGCCGGCGAGCGTTTCCTCGATATCTTTCGGCTCGCAAGCGGCTCCGACGGCCGCTGGATCATCAGTCCTTCGGCGGTTCCGCGATCATTGCCGTGA
- the fabZ gene encoding 3-hydroxyacyl-ACP dehydratase FabZ: MAALPHRYPLLLVDRVETLVPDQSITAIKAVSMNEQFFQGHFPGRPIMPGVLIVEALAQAAGVLAVESLGLANSGKLVYFMAIEGAKFRTPVEPGCLLQLDVEFVQKRASVCKFAGRASVNGKLAAEAQFTAMIAEPPKD, encoded by the coding sequence ATGGCGGCACTGCCCCACCGTTATCCACTTCTGCTCGTCGATCGGGTCGAAACCCTCGTCCCCGACCAGTCGATCACCGCGATCAAGGCGGTGAGCATGAACGAGCAATTCTTCCAGGGGCATTTCCCGGGCCGCCCGATCATGCCCGGTGTGCTGATCGTCGAGGCATTGGCCCAGGCGGCGGGTGTGCTCGCGGTCGAGAGTCTCGGGCTCGCGAACAGCGGGAAGCTGGTCTATTTCATGGCGATCGAGGGCGCCAAGTTCCGGACGCCGGTCGAGCCAGGCTGTCTGCTTCAACTGGACGTCGAATTTGTCCAGAAGCGCGCGAGCGTTTGCAAGTTTGCCGGGCGCGCCTCGGTCAACGGCAAGCTGGCCGCCGAGGCACAGTTCACGGCAATGATCGCGGAACCGCCGAAGGACTGA
- a CDS encoding OmpH family outer membrane protein: MMYRLTAALLAATAIATPAIAQRTPAAVVVVVDTDRIYRECTACRTAQTQLQSQVTALQTRQQTLANQLRPEGEAIRTAVEALKGKEPDAALRTRAQTFQQRQQQANEELARTQQNIQSIQANVLRQINDRLRPAINTVMTQKGANVAVDVDATLAHGQAINVTNEVLAAVNQTLPSVSLTPLPQQQQPQATQGR, from the coding sequence ATGATGTACCGTCTTACCGCCGCCCTGCTTGCGGCCACCGCCATCGCAACCCCCGCCATTGCACAGCGCACTCCCGCGGCAGTCGTAGTCGTCGTCGATACCGACCGCATTTACCGCGAGTGCACCGCTTGCCGCACTGCGCAGACTCAGCTGCAGAGCCAGGTTACGGCTTTGCAGACCCGCCAGCAGACGCTTGCCAACCAGCTCCGTCCAGAAGGCGAGGCGATCCGCACCGCGGTCGAGGCGCTGAAGGGTAAGGAACCCGACGCCGCGCTTCGCACCCGCGCGCAGACGTTCCAGCAGCGGCAGCAGCAGGCGAATGAGGAACTGGCCCGTACCCAGCAGAACATCCAGTCGATCCAGGCCAATGTCCTTCGCCAGATCAACGACCGCCTGCGTCCGGCCATTAACACTGTCATGACGCAGAAGGGCGCCAATGTGGCGGTCGACGTTGATGCCACCCTGGCCCATGGCCAGGCGATCAACGTCACCAATGAAGTCCTCGCCGCGGTCAACCAGACCCTTCCGTCGGTCAGCCTGACCCCGCTGCCGCAGCAGCAGCAGCCGCAGGCCACCCAGGGCCGGTGA
- the bamA gene encoding outer membrane protein assembly factor BamA: MAPPSNSGRGRVISNSTTSTQRLCSILLVGTILGGGASPVLAQDVQSPPAAAAQPAPVAAPTSGMIRSIRVVGAERIEPETVRSYSNLSPGVEYNAETLDQALKDLYATELFADVVITGAETGNLVITVRENPVINRIVLEGNKRIKNDKIQPEIRLTPRQIFTRSKVRADVDRIIELYRRQGRFAATVEPKVVQLDQNRVDLVFEINEGAVSKVRAINIIGNEQYSDGRLRKEMFTKEAGGLLGFIKSNDSYDPDRLAADQQKLRAFYLTEGYADFRVVSALAELTPDRRDFVITYVVEEGDRYKFGAIEAESEVRDLSAEFLKGLIKIKPGEWFDAKAVEDTVTGLNEIAGSAGYAFADVQPDYNRDAEKKEMGITFRVAETPRVYVERINIQGNTVTRDKVVRREFRLNEGDAFNALKVKRSQDRIQSLGFFQENLEIKQERGSADDRVVLNVDLEEKSTGELQLSAGYSSLERFVISSSIAQRNFMGKGQQLQAGVNYSRYSKSVQLGFTEPYLFDKSILLGGDLFIRDYSSFRFDEDNRRDRTYGQRQIGGAVRLGFPVTEFVSFGTRYSLVFDEITLDKDVFFFDPDLVDPDGPGPLPPTNGPLGPVCNPSIAGRYLCDELGTRVTSSVGYTVAFDNTNGIRATRGQRLVLSQDFAGLGGDTKYLRTRLDGTKYWQLPAGFILSAHAEGGYIHPLEASKGAGRDAIRLNDRFYGAQLRGFDVRGIGPRIVRQRYASATELDEDAKELFSDSLGGRAYYMGRIEVEFPTSSGMRSLGLRPSAFVDVGSVWGLKKPILTDFPGRCAAPAPPPGELPGDAVVLEPGETCPTGFTYVQGSGFKEFFRGNSPKPRLSVGVGVNWVSPFGPLRIDLAKALLTQEGDDTKLFSFNVGTQF; this comes from the coding sequence ATGGCGCCGCCCAGCAACTCAGGGCGGGGACGCGTGATTTCCAACAGCACTACATCAACCCAGCGGTTGTGCAGCATTCTCCTGGTAGGGACGATCCTCGGCGGCGGAGCCTCTCCTGTCCTGGCACAGGACGTCCAATCGCCTCCGGCGGCTGCCGCCCAGCCCGCTCCTGTCGCCGCGCCGACCTCGGGCATGATCCGGTCGATCCGCGTCGTCGGTGCCGAGCGCATCGAGCCTGAGACGGTCCGCAGCTACTCCAATCTTTCCCCGGGCGTCGAATATAACGCGGAGACGCTCGATCAGGCCCTGAAGGATCTTTACGCTACCGAACTGTTCGCCGATGTCGTGATCACCGGAGCCGAAACCGGCAACCTGGTCATCACCGTCCGCGAAAATCCGGTCATCAACCGCATCGTCCTCGAGGGGAACAAGCGGATCAAGAATGACAAGATCCAACCCGAAATCCGCCTGACGCCGCGACAGATTTTCACGCGTTCCAAGGTCCGCGCCGACGTTGACCGGATCATTGAGCTTTATCGTCGCCAGGGCCGGTTTGCAGCGACCGTTGAGCCCAAGGTCGTGCAGCTCGACCAGAACCGCGTCGACCTCGTCTTCGAAATCAATGAAGGCGCAGTGTCGAAGGTGCGGGCGATCAATATTATCGGAAACGAGCAATATTCGGACGGCCGGCTCCGCAAGGAGATGTTTACCAAGGAAGCGGGCGGGCTCCTCGGTTTCATCAAGTCGAACGATAGCTACGATCCCGATCGCCTTGCGGCCGACCAGCAGAAGCTTCGCGCTTTCTACTTGACCGAAGGTTATGCCGACTTCCGCGTCGTGTCGGCGTTGGCGGAGCTGACCCCCGATCGCCGCGATTTCGTCATCACCTATGTCGTCGAGGAAGGCGACCGGTACAAGTTCGGCGCGATCGAGGCTGAAAGCGAAGTACGCGATCTCAGCGCCGAATTCCTCAAGGGGCTGATCAAGATCAAGCCGGGCGAATGGTTCGACGCCAAGGCGGTCGAGGACACCGTCACCGGCCTCAACGAAATTGCCGGCTCCGCGGGCTATGCCTTTGCGGATGTCCAGCCGGACTATAATCGCGACGCCGAGAAGAAGGAGATGGGGATCACCTTCCGCGTTGCGGAAACCCCGCGCGTCTACGTCGAGCGGATCAACATCCAGGGCAACACCGTCACTCGCGACAAGGTCGTCCGGCGCGAATTCCGCCTCAATGAAGGCGATGCATTCAATGCGCTGAAGGTGAAGCGGAGCCAGGATCGCATTCAAAGTCTCGGCTTCTTCCAGGAAAATCTCGAGATCAAGCAGGAGCGGGGGTCGGCCGACGACCGGGTTGTCCTGAACGTCGATCTTGAGGAAAAGTCGACCGGTGAGCTGCAGCTTTCCGCCGGCTATTCGAGCCTTGAACGGTTCGTCATCTCAAGCTCGATCGCGCAGCGTAATTTCATGGGCAAGGGGCAACAGCTTCAGGCCGGCGTGAACTATTCTCGCTATTCCAAGTCGGTCCAGCTGGGCTTCACCGAGCCCTACCTGTTCGACAAGAGCATCCTGCTCGGCGGCGACCTGTTCATTCGCGACTACAGCAGCTTCCGGTTCGACGAGGACAACCGGCGTGACCGGACCTACGGGCAGCGGCAGATCGGCGGCGCCGTGCGCCTTGGCTTCCCGGTAACCGAGTTCGTGTCATTCGGAACCCGCTATTCGCTCGTGTTCGACGAAATCACGCTCGACAAGGATGTCTTCTTTTTCGATCCCGACCTCGTCGATCCCGACGGGCCGGGCCCGCTGCCGCCGACCAACGGCCCACTCGGCCCCGTTTGTAACCCATCCATCGCAGGGCGATATCTTTGCGACGAGTTGGGAACGCGCGTGACCTCGTCGGTCGGCTATACCGTGGCGTTCGACAACACGAATGGCATTCGCGCCACCCGCGGGCAGCGGCTGGTGCTGAGCCAGGATTTCGCGGGCCTTGGCGGCGATACCAAATATCTGCGCACCCGGCTCGATGGGACGAAATATTGGCAGCTTCCGGCCGGGTTCATCCTGTCGGCGCACGCGGAAGGCGGCTATATCCATCCGCTCGAGGCGTCGAAGGGCGCGGGACGCGACGCCATTCGCCTGAACGACCGTTTCTACGGCGCCCAGCTGCGCGGCTTCGATGTCCGCGGGATCGGGCCGAGGATCGTCCGCCAGCGTTACGCTAGCGCCACGGAACTGGATGAGGACGCCAAGGAATTGTTCAGCGATTCCCTCGGTGGCCGGGCCTATTATATGGGCAGGATCGAAGTCGAGTTCCCGACCAGTTCCGGCATGCGCAGCCTTGGCCTGCGTCCGTCCGCCTTTGTCGACGTGGGCTCGGTCTGGGGCCTCAAGAAGCCGATTCTCACGGACTTCCCTGGCCGCTGCGCCGCGCCGGCGCCGCCTCCGGGCGAGCTTCCCGGCGACGCCGTGGTGCTGGAACCGGGCGAGACTTGCCCGACCGGCTTCACCTATGTCCAGGGTTCGGGGTTCAAGGAATTTTTCCGGGGCAATTCGCCCAAGCCGCGCCTTTCGGTCGGCGTAGGCGTCAACTGGGTGTCGCCCTTTGGCCCGCTGCGCATCGATCTCGCCAAAGCCCTGCTGACGCAGGAAGGCGACGACACGAAACTCTTCTCCTTTAACGTAGGGACTCAATTCTGA
- the rseP gene encoding RIP metalloprotease RseP: MFEQPPLWFIAIAFLLAIGPLVFFHELGHYWVARWFGVGAEQFSIGFGREIGGWTDKRGTRWKIGWLPLGGYVRFVGDMNPASQPDPAADVPDALRSTAFHLKPWWQRFLIVLAGPMANFLLAIAIFAGFFAVFGMPRTPAIVGQVQPGSVAQSIGLQPGDRIEAVAGQETESFEDMRRIVSLRPGEDVTIVVQRGGAQRSFQARLGEQVISDDFGQEYRIGLLGVLGSQRTLERLPALEIVPAAAGYTVALTRSMIDGLGQIITGQRSTEDLGGPLKMAQIAGQQASLGAFEFFQLIALFSINLGFINLLPVPMLDGGHLVFYAAEGLRRRPVSERAQEWAFRGGLALLMALLIFTTVNDLASFGLFERLGSLIG, encoded by the coding sequence ATGTTCGAACAACCGCCCCTCTGGTTCATCGCCATTGCGTTCCTGCTGGCGATCGGTCCGCTCGTCTTTTTCCACGAGCTCGGTCATTATTGGGTGGCGCGCTGGTTCGGGGTCGGCGCCGAGCAATTTTCCATCGGATTCGGACGTGAAATCGGCGGCTGGACCGACAAGCGCGGAACGCGCTGGAAGATTGGCTGGCTTCCTCTTGGCGGCTACGTGCGTTTCGTCGGCGATATGAACCCGGCAAGCCAGCCGGACCCAGCCGCAGACGTCCCTGACGCGCTTAGATCGACCGCGTTTCACCTCAAGCCCTGGTGGCAAAGGTTCCTGATCGTCCTTGCCGGCCCGATGGCCAATTTCCTGCTGGCGATCGCGATTTTTGCTGGCTTCTTCGCTGTCTTCGGAATGCCCCGGACGCCGGCGATTGTCGGGCAGGTGCAGCCCGGCAGTGTCGCGCAATCCATCGGCCTCCAGCCCGGCGACCGGATCGAGGCCGTGGCCGGTCAGGAAACCGAATCTTTCGAGGACATGCGGCGGATCGTCTCACTTCGTCCCGGCGAGGACGTGACCATCGTCGTCCAGCGCGGCGGCGCGCAACGCAGCTTCCAGGCCCGGCTAGGCGAACAGGTTATCTCCGACGACTTTGGCCAGGAATATCGCATCGGCTTGCTTGGCGTGCTGGGCAGCCAGCGGACCCTGGAGCGGCTGCCTGCCCTCGAGATCGTGCCCGCAGCCGCCGGTTATACGGTCGCGCTCACCAGGTCGATGATCGACGGCCTTGGCCAGATCATAACTGGGCAACGTTCGACCGAAGATTTGGGGGGTCCGCTGAAGATGGCTCAGATAGCTGGCCAGCAAGCGAGTCTGGGCGCATTTGAGTTTTTCCAGCTGATCGCGCTTTTCTCCATAAATCTCGGGTTCATCAACCTCTTGCCAGTTCCTATGCTCGATGGCGGACATCTGGTCTTCTATGCTGCGGAGGGATTGCGGCGACGTCCGGTCAGTGAGCGGGCGCAGGAATGGGCATTTCGTGGCGGACTGGCATTGCTGATGGCTTTGCTCATATTCACCACGGTCAACGACTTGGCTTCTTTTGGCCTGTTCGAACGACTTGGAAGCTTGATTGGCTGA
- a CDS encoding 1-deoxy-D-xylulose-5-phosphate reductoisomerase, whose amino-acid sequence MAVTRKKISILGATGSVGGSTLDLIDRNPERFEVGALTAARNVAKLADAAVRTRARLAVIADPGLLPELEERLSGSGCRAATGREALCQAAAEADFVMAAIVGCAGLEPVMAAISSGRTVALANKEALVTAGELMTKAARRSNARILPVDSEHNAIFQCLAGNREEDVARLVLTASGGPFRSWARSDMGGITPEQAVAHPNWTMGAKISVDSATMMNKGLELIEAHHLFRLPENRIDILVHPQSVIHSMVEYVDGSVLAQLGSPDMRIPIASALAWPERMTTPSERLDLQKIGQLTFEAPDVTRFPALRVARDALKAGGAAPVILNAANEEAVAAFLGRRIGFLDIVATVEEALARMGVGAPQSIAEVIDIDRQARAMANRLMSELAA is encoded by the coding sequence TTGGCTGTGACTCGCAAAAAAATCTCCATCCTTGGCGCCACGGGTTCAGTCGGCGGCTCGACGCTCGACTTGATCGATCGTAATCCGGAGCGGTTCGAAGTCGGCGCCCTCACTGCAGCGCGCAATGTCGCGAAGCTGGCAGATGCTGCGGTTCGGACGAGGGCCAGACTTGCGGTGATCGCCGACCCCGGGCTGCTTCCCGAGTTGGAAGAACGGCTGTCCGGTTCGGGTTGCCGGGCTGCGACTGGGCGCGAGGCGCTTTGCCAGGCCGCTGCTGAGGCCGACTTCGTCATGGCGGCGATTGTCGGTTGCGCGGGGCTGGAACCGGTGATGGCGGCCATTTCCTCGGGCCGAACGGTGGCGCTTGCCAATAAGGAAGCTTTGGTCACGGCGGGCGAACTGATGACCAAGGCGGCACGCCGGTCGAATGCCAGAATCCTGCCTGTTGATAGCGAACATAATGCTATATTTCAGTGCCTTGCGGGAAATCGTGAAGAAGATGTCGCAAGGCTGGTTCTGACCGCCAGCGGCGGGCCTTTCCGATCCTGGGCGCGGAGCGACATGGGCGGCATTACGCCCGAGCAGGCCGTCGCTCACCCCAATTGGACGATGGGCGCCAAGATCAGCGTCGATTCCGCGACGATGATGAACAAGGGACTCGAGCTGATCGAGGCTCATCACCTTTTCCGCTTACCCGAGAACCGCATCGACATCCTCGTTCACCCCCAGTCGGTCATTCATTCCATGGTCGAATATGTCGACGGCTCGGTTTTGGCCCAGTTGGGCAGCCCGGACATGCGTATTCCGATCGCCTCGGCGCTGGCTTGGCCGGAGCGGATGACCACTCCTTCAGAGCGGCTCGATCTTCAGAAGATTGGCCAATTGACCTTCGAAGCGCCCGATGTGACGCGCTTCCCGGCACTTCGGGTCGCCCGCGACGCGCTCAAGGCCGGTGGCGCCGCTCCGGTGATCCTGAATGCCGCCAACGAGGAAGCGGTCGCTGCCTTTCTCGGGCGGCGGATCGGCTTTCTCGACATCGTCGCGACGGTAGAGGAGGCTTTGGCTCGGATGGGCGTGGGTGCGCCCCAGTCCATCGCCGAGGTTATCGACATTGACCGCCAAGCAAGGGCAATGGCCAACCGACTGATGAGCGAGCTCGCCGCCTGA
- a CDS encoding phosphatidate cytidylyltransferase, which produces MSDLSKRSLVGVMMIAVALVAALLGGWPFAILAATGATIMYVEWSRIVTGWGLGWKVLGFVYCLLPALALLWVRERAEFDGVGSGFDLLIWVFLVTWATDIGAYFAGRAIGGPKLAPSISPNKTIAGLAGGVAAATLAAGSWALAASLPGALLWLAAPFAIASQMGDLFESGLKRRAGVKDSGTWLPGHGGLLDRLDGLVPVAVLTASLLLAGWL; this is translated from the coding sequence ATGAGCGATCTTTCAAAGCGAAGCCTGGTCGGCGTCATGATGATTGCCGTCGCGCTGGTCGCGGCACTGCTGGGCGGCTGGCCATTTGCGATCCTGGCCGCGACCGGGGCGACGATCATGTACGTCGAATGGTCGCGGATCGTGACCGGCTGGGGGCTGGGCTGGAAAGTCCTGGGCTTCGTCTATTGCCTGCTGCCAGCCCTTGCCCTGCTCTGGGTGCGCGAGCGGGCGGAGTTCGATGGGGTGGGCTCCGGCTTCGACCTCCTCATCTGGGTCTTCCTGGTGACGTGGGCGACAGATATCGGTGCCTATTTCGCGGGTCGAGCGATCGGCGGACCGAAGCTGGCGCCTTCGATCAGCCCCAACAAGACGATTGCAGGGCTTGCCGGCGGCGTCGCCGCGGCAACGCTGGCGGCGGGATCCTGGGCGCTTGCCGCGAGCCTGCCGGGCGCGCTGCTTTGGTTGGCGGCGCCTTTTGCCATTGCGTCGCAAATGGGCGACCTGTTCGAGAGCGGCTTGAAACGGCGGGCAGGGGTCAAGGACAGCGGGACATGGCTTCCCGGTCACGGCGGCCTGCTCGACCGGCTCGACGGGTTGGTCCCCGTAGCCGTGCTGACCGCCAGCTTGCTGTTGGCAGGTTGGCTGTGA
- the uppS gene encoding polyprenyl diphosphate synthase has protein sequence MEGGSPHADGGGAPQHVAIIMDGNGRWAARRGLPRVAGHRAGAEAVRKVLRAAVKNGVQVLTLYAFSSENWRRPEEEVSDLKGLLGFYLERELDELAREGVRLELIGDPTPFGEGLVKRLKSAVERTAANDRLTLVVALNYGSRAEIAGAARRLAQAASAGELDPAMIDESDLAKELHTAQWPELDLLIRTSGEKRLSNFLLWQAAYAELVFVDTLWPDFDEAGFEAALGEFAARQRRFGGR, from the coding sequence ATGGAAGGGGGCAGTCCGCACGCCGACGGCGGCGGCGCCCCGCAGCATGTCGCGATCATCATGGACGGCAATGGCCGTTGGGCGGCGCGCCGCGGCCTTCCGCGGGTCGCTGGCCATCGGGCCGGTGCCGAGGCGGTCCGGAAAGTTTTGCGCGCAGCCGTGAAGAACGGCGTTCAAGTACTTACACTTTACGCTTTTTCTTCGGAAAATTGGCGGCGGCCTGAAGAAGAAGTCAGCGACCTTAAGGGTCTACTCGGCTTTTACCTCGAGCGGGAATTGGACGAACTCGCCCGAGAGGGCGTGCGGCTCGAACTGATCGGCGATCCGACACCCTTCGGGGAGGGGCTGGTCAAGCGGTTAAAGAGCGCGGTCGAGCGGACCGCCGCCAATGACCGGCTGACCCTGGTGGTGGCGCTGAACTATGGTTCGAGGGCCGAGATTGCCGGTGCAGCGAGGCGGCTCGCGCAAGCCGCCAGCGCGGGCGAACTAGATCCAGCGATGATCGATGAATCAGACCTGGCCAAGGAACTTCATACGGCGCAATGGCCTGAGCTCGACCTCTTGATCCGGACCTCGGGCGAGAAGCGCCTGTCGAACTTCCTGTTGTGGCAGGCCGCTTACGCAGAGCTGGTCTTCGTCGATACGCTGTGGCCGGATTTCGACGAAGCCGGGTTCGAGGCGGCACTTGGGGAATTCGCCGCCCGCCAGCGCAGATTCGGCGGACGATGA
- the frr gene encoding ribosome recycling factor, protein MPAYDKNDIQRRMHGALESLKHDLAGLRTGRASTALLDPVQVEVYGANMPINQVATVSVPEPRLISVQVWDKGNLSSVEKAIRNAGLGINPIVDGQMIRLPIPDLTEERRKELAKLAGQYAEKARIAVRNVRRDGMDALKNDEKKKEISEDEHKRLDTEVQKMTDDTIKEIDATAHAKEQEILGK, encoded by the coding sequence ATGCCCGCCTATGACAAGAACGACATCCAGCGCCGCATGCATGGCGCACTGGAATCGTTGAAGCACGACCTGGCCGGTCTCCGTACCGGCCGCGCGTCGACCGCCTTGCTCGATCCGGTCCAGGTCGAAGTCTACGGTGCGAACATGCCGATCAACCAGGTCGCCACCGTGTCTGTGCCCGAACCGCGGCTGATTTCGGTGCAGGTATGGGACAAGGGCAATTTGTCGTCGGTCGAAAAGGCGATCCGCAACGCCGGCCTGGGGATCAATCCGATCGTCGACGGGCAGATGATCCGCCTGCCGATTCCCGACCTGACCGAGGAGCGGCGCAAGGAATTGGCCAAATTGGCGGGCCAATATGCCGAAAAGGCCCGGATCGCAGTCCGCAATGTCCGCCGTGATGGCATGGACGCGCTGAAGAACGACGAGAAAAAGAAGGAAATCAGCGAGGACGAGCATAAGCGGCTCGACACCGAAGTTCAGAAGATGACCGACGACACGATCAAGGAGATCGACGCAACGGCTCATGCCAAGGAACAGGAAATCCTCGGTAAGTGA
- the pyrH gene encoding UMP kinase has protein sequence MTRPRFNRILLKLSGEALMGAGQFGIDPDTVANMAAEVKAAKEQGLEICLVIGGGNIFRGMAGAAKGMDRAQADYMGMLATVMNALAVQNALEQMGVETRVQSAIKMDQVCEPVIRRRAERHLAKGRVVIFAAGVGSPYFTTDTGAALRAAEMKCDALFKGTSVDGVYDADPKKKAGARRYDTIGFDRVLADDLKVMDASAVALCRDNNIPIVVFNIRQPGNLAEVLAGRGTATVVRNEE, from the coding sequence ATGACCCGACCCCGCTTTAACCGAATCCTGCTGAAGTTGTCGGGTGAGGCGTTGATGGGGGCGGGACAGTTCGGGATCGACCCCGACACGGTCGCCAACATGGCAGCCGAGGTAAAGGCCGCCAAAGAGCAGGGCCTGGAGATCTGCCTGGTCATCGGCGGCGGGAATATCTTTCGCGGCATGGCCGGCGCTGCCAAGGGCATGGACCGGGCCCAGGCCGACTATATGGGCATGCTGGCCACGGTGATGAACGCGCTCGCTGTCCAGAATGCACTGGAACAGATGGGCGTGGAGACTCGGGTCCAGTCGGCAATCAAGATGGACCAGGTTTGCGAACCGGTCATCCGCCGCCGCGCGGAGCGCCATCTCGCCAAGGGCCGGGTGGTGATTTTCGCCGCTGGTGTCGGAAGCCCCTATTTCACCACGGACACCGGCGCCGCGCTGCGGGCCGCCGAAATGAAGTGCGACGCGCTGTTCAAGGGCACCAGCGTCGACGGCGTTTACGACGCCGATCCCAAGAAAAAAGCCGGAGCCAGGCGCTATGACACGATCGGCTTCGATCGCGTGCTGGCCGATGATTTGAAGGTCATGGACGCCAGCGCCGTGGCCCTTTGCCGAGACAACAACATCCCGATCGTTGTGTTCAACATCCGCCAGCCGGGCAATCTTGCCGAAGTGCTGGCCGGACGCGGAACTGCCACGGTCGTCAGAAACGAGGAGTAA
- the tsf gene encoding translation elongation factor Ts: MAEITAASVKELRERTGAGMMDCKKALAENNGEMEAAVDWLRAKGLAAAAKKAGRTAAEGLVGVAVAGTKGAVVEVNSETDFVAKNEQFQEFVRNVSELALAANGDVDALKTAAYPGGGTVEEKLTDNIATIGENQSLRRAALLEVREGAVVSYVHNAVATGMGKIGVLVALESAAPADTLQALGKQIAMHIAAANPLALDADGLDAALMERERAIAIEKANESGKPANIVEKMVEGSMAKFRKENALLSQLFVMDNKTPVADVVAQAGKDAGSSITLKAFERFQLGEGIEKAESDFAAEVAAAAGVKKDEPVA, encoded by the coding sequence ATGGCTGAAATCACCGCCGCTTCGGTGAAGGAACTGCGCGAGCGCACGGGCGCCGGCATGATGGACTGCAAGAAGGCGCTTGCCGAGAACAACGGCGAGATGGAGGCCGCGGTCGATTGGCTGCGTGCCAAGGGCCTGGCAGCCGCCGCCAAGAAGGCTGGCCGCACCGCAGCCGAAGGCCTGGTCGGCGTTGCTGTCGCCGGGACCAAGGGCGCGGTGGTCGAAGTCAATTCGGAAACCGACTTCGTAGCCAAGAACGAGCAGTTCCAGGAATTTGTTCGCAACGTGTCCGAACTGGCGCTTGCCGCTAACGGCGACGTCGACGCGCTCAAGACGGCTGCCTATCCGGGTGGCGGAACGGTCGAGGAAAAGCTTACCGATAATATCGCGACGATCGGCGAGAATCAGTCGCTGCGCCGCGCTGCGCTGCTCGAAGTGCGCGAAGGCGCCGTCGTCAGCTATGTCCACAATGCGGTTGCAACCGGCATGGGCAAGATCGGCGTGCTGGTCGCGCTCGAAAGCGCGGCTCCGGCCGACACGCTTCAGGCGCTTGGCAAGCAGATCGCGATGCACATCGCGGCCGCCAACCCGCTGGCCCTGGATGCCGACGGCCTCGACGCCGCGCTGATGGAGCGCGAGCGGGCAATTGCCATCGAAAAGGCCAACGAGAGCGGCAAGCCGGCCAACATCGTCGAAAAGATGGTCGAAGGCTCGATGGCCAAGTTCCGCAAGGAAAACGCACTGCTCAGCCAGCTGTTCGTGATGGACAACAAGACTCCGGTCGCCGACGTCGTTGCCCAGGCGGGCAAGGATGCGGGTTCGTCGATCACGCTGAAGGCCTTCGAGCGTTTCCAGCTGGGTGAGGGCATTGAGAAGGCGGAAAGCGACTTCGCCGCCGAAGTCGCCGCCGCCGCCGGCGTGAAAAAGGACGAGCCGGTCGCCTGA